The proteins below come from a single Desulfovibrio sp. genomic window:
- a CDS encoding chemotaxis protein CheA, which produces MSQEFFDPELFADFIAEAKEHLETIEPNLLELEKAPDNLALLNDIFRPMHSLKGASGFLGLNRINQLAHKSENILDELRKGTMVVTSEIMDVILASTDALRQMIDNLESTNAEGEVEIGHIMAQIDAIMAGETAPQPVVAEPEAAPQPEEIVEPASVVEEPAISDEQPTPDEAAETYSESSNDNPAATAADEEEFTAMSGKDWVQTLPDLPAYTLTAFGEGHLKDFIDESNDTIENLTSSLLDLEENPVGRDELVNDIFRFFHNMKGNSGIIGYSELNSLTHEAETLLNNVRQGKITPTHELIDLLLLVVDVLEALVQRINIEAGSATPFNISPVVKQLQEAQTGGPISLPQELLDAQASQNGNGGHEAAESQDEAEQEAPAAAEPHAPVEVVTPTFFAVGAENDDTEAFRVTVRQQFEIIHAALETLKKDGSHKDSIDALYRCLMAVKNACGFMEFEDIKVYAERTAGIVDQGRISGIDFELMVDLLDQEVSIIKDMVQLALDGPAKAAAPGAPAAAPAAPAPTAPADEKPAEPEVEPKVEPKVEKEQTAPAPAAPASSAVPSAPAAAPAAPKQDAPAPKPAEPAKPAAPAAAKPAAPAKPAAPAAKPAAPAKPAAPAAAKPAAQAAAPAAENHKGSSTIRVDHERLDHLMNLIGELIINRNRYTLIARSLEDTGHDVDISQVAQSLSETTYAMARISDDLQDTIMKVRMVPVSSVFSRFPRLVRDLSRKSGKEVDLVMEGEETELDKSVVEVIGDPLVHLIRNSVDHGIEPEDQRLAAGKPAKGKVVLRAFHKGNSVAIEIEDDGKGIDPAKMREVAIRKGVITPEEAAQLDDRESLELIFAPGFSSAEKITDISGRGVGMDVVRTNIKNLKGSVSTYSEVGKGTRFTLSLPLTLAIIDALMVNVSGQMYAIPLDAVSETTKIEAERLTDVKGRKAVTLRGEVLGVVELSEMLGLPRTDPLPDVLSVVVIHDNDRRLGLVVDRLLERQEIVIKPLGAYLGDLKGISGATIMGDGSVILILDPHEIYIMATSKAPSIGAGGEQGKQPVSVRM; this is translated from the coding sequence ATGAGCCAGGAATTTTTTGATCCGGAACTTTTCGCCGATTTTATCGCGGAAGCCAAAGAACATCTCGAAACCATCGAGCCTAACCTTCTTGAGCTTGAGAAGGCGCCGGACAATCTTGCTCTGCTGAATGATATCTTTCGGCCCATGCACTCCCTCAAGGGCGCATCGGGTTTTCTGGGGCTGAACCGCATCAATCAGCTGGCGCACAAGTCTGAGAATATTCTGGACGAACTGCGCAAAGGCACCATGGTTGTGACTTCGGAGATCATGGATGTCATTCTGGCATCCACCGATGCCCTGCGCCAGATGATCGACAATCTTGAATCCACCAACGCCGAAGGCGAAGTGGAGATTGGGCACATCATGGCTCAGATCGATGCCATCATGGCTGGCGAAACAGCGCCGCAGCCTGTGGTCGCTGAGCCTGAAGCAGCGCCGCAACCAGAAGAGATTGTCGAACCTGCCTCTGTTGTTGAAGAGCCTGCCATCAGTGATGAACAGCCTACGCCGGATGAAGCTGCGGAGACGTATAGCGAGAGCAGCAACGACAACCCAGCCGCTACCGCCGCAGACGAAGAAGAGTTTACGGCCATGTCTGGCAAAGATTGGGTGCAGACGCTGCCCGATCTGCCTGCATATACCCTCACCGCCTTTGGTGAAGGGCACCTGAAAGATTTTATCGATGAGTCCAACGACACCATCGAAAACCTCACAAGCTCCCTGCTGGATCTGGAAGAAAATCCCGTTGGCCGTGATGAACTGGTCAACGATATTTTCCGTTTCTTCCACAACATGAAGGGCAACAGCGGCATTATCGGCTACAGCGAACTGAATTCGCTCACGCACGAAGCAGAAACCCTGCTCAACAATGTTCGCCAGGGCAAGATCACGCCCACCCATGAACTGATCGACCTTCTGCTTCTTGTGGTTGATGTGCTGGAAGCCCTGGTGCAGCGCATCAATATTGAAGCGGGTTCGGCCACGCCTTTCAACATTTCTCCCGTGGTCAAACAGCTTCAGGAAGCCCAGACAGGCGGCCCCATTTCGCTGCCGCAGGAACTTCTTGACGCCCAGGCCAGCCAGAACGGCAACGGCGGGCACGAAGCTGCCGAGAGTCAGGATGAAGCGGAGCAGGAAGCGCCTGCCGCCGCAGAACCCCACGCTCCGGTTGAAGTGGTCACGCCGACATTTTTTGCCGTTGGCGCTGAAAATGATGATACCGAGGCCTTTCGCGTCACGGTGCGCCAGCAGTTTGAAATTATTCATGCAGCGCTGGAAACTCTCAAAAAAGACGGCAGCCACAAAGACTCCATTGATGCACTCTACCGTTGCCTCATGGCGGTCAAGAACGCTTGCGGCTTCATGGAATTTGAAGACATCAAGGTTTATGCCGAGCGCACGGCTGGCATAGTAGATCAGGGGCGCATCAGCGGCATTGACTTTGAATTGATGGTTGACCTGCTGGATCAGGAAGTTTCCATCATCAAGGATATGGTTCAGCTTGCGCTGGACGGCCCTGCCAAGGCAGCTGCACCTGGTGCGCCTGCGGCGGCTCCGGCTGCCCCGGCTCCCACCGCCCCGGCGGACGAAAAACCTGCGGAACCTGAAGTCGAACCCAAGGTCGAGCCCAAGGTCGAAAAAGAACAGACCGCCCCGGCTCCCGCAGCCCCGGCCAGCTCTGCAGTTCCGAGCGCACCTGCGGCGGCTCCGGCTGCCCCAAAGCAGGATGCCCCGGCTCCCAAGCCCGCCGAACCTGCCAAGCCGGCCGCTCCGGCGGCGGCAAAGCCCGCTGCGCCCGCAAAGCCTGCGGCTCCAGCTGCCAAGCCCGCTGCACCTGCAAAACCGGCGGCTCCGGCTGCGGCAAAGCCTGCGGCGCAAGCTGCTGCTCCGGCTGCCGAGAACCACAAGGGTTCTTCCACCATCCGTGTTGACCATGAACGCCTTGACCATCTGATGAACCTCATCGGCGAACTCATCATCAACCGTAACCGGTACACCCTCATCGCCCGCTCGCTTGAAGACACCGGGCATGACGTGGATATTTCTCAGGTCGCCCAGAGCCTTTCTGAAACCACCTACGCCATGGCGCGCATTTCTGATGATCTGCAAGACACCATCATGAAGGTGCGCATGGTTCCGGTTTCTTCGGTCTTTTCCCGCTTCCCCCGGCTGGTGCGCGACCTTTCGCGCAAAAGCGGCAAGGAAGTGGATCTGGTCATGGAAGGTGAAGAAACGGAACTGGACAAGAGCGTTGTTGAAGTCATCGGCGATCCGCTTGTCCACCTTATCCGTAACTCTGTTGACCACGGTATTGAGCCAGAAGACCAGCGCCTCGCTGCGGGCAAGCCCGCCAAAGGCAAGGTTGTGCTGCGCGCCTTCCACAAGGGCAACTCTGTCGCCATTGAAATTGAAGACGACGGCAAGGGAATTGATCCCGCAAAAATGCGCGAAGTCGCCATCCGCAAGGGTGTCATCACGCCCGAAGAAGCAGCGCAGCTTGATGACCGCGAATCGCTGGAGCTCATCTTTGCCCCCGGTTTCTCCTCGGCTGAAAAAATCACTGATATTTCAGGCCGTGGCGTGGGCATGGACGTGGTGCGCACCAACATCAAGAACCTCAAGGGCAGCGTGAGCACGTATTCAGAGGTTGGCAAGGGCACTCGCTTCACCTTGAGTCTGCCCCTAACGCTGGCTATCATTGATGCGCTTATGGTTAATGTCTCCGGTCAGATGTACGCCATCCCCCTTGATGCAGTCTCTGAAACCACCAAGATTGAAGCCGAACGCCTCACGGATGTGAAGGGACGTAAGGCCGTAACCTTGCGCGGCGAAGTGCTTGGTGTTGTGGAGCTTTCAGAAATGCTGGGCCTGCCCCGCACCGACCCTCTGCCGGATGTGCTTTCCGTGGTTGTCATCCACGACAACGACCGGCGTCTGGGCCTTGTGGTCGATCGGCTTCTGGAACGGCAAGAAATCGTTATCAAACCCCTTGGCGCATACCTTGGCGACCTCAAGGGTATTTCGGGCGCAACCATCATGGGCGACGGTTCGGTCATCCTGATTCTTGACCCGCACGAAATATACATAATGGCGACCTCCAAAGCCCCTTCCATCGGCGCTGGAGGCGAACAGGGCAAACAACCGGTTTCAGTGAGAATGTAA
- a CDS encoding response regulator produces the protein MKKHIMVVDDSKTIRNLVAFVLKGEGFKVSTAEDGLDAIEKLYSLEPVDLIVSDVNMPRMDGFTFIKTIRAQDAYKDIPIIVLSTEGQEKDIQTGMSLGANLYMVKPAQPEKMVRNIKMLLG, from the coding sequence ATGAAAAAACATATTATGGTCGTAGACGACTCCAAGACTATCCGTAATCTGGTAGCCTTTGTTCTCAAGGGCGAAGGCTTCAAGGTCAGTACCGCTGAGGACGGCCTTGACGCCATTGAAAAGCTTTACAGCCTTGAGCCGGTCGACCTGATTGTTTCGGACGTGAACATGCCCCGCATGGACGGCTTCACGTTTATCAAGACCATCCGCGCTCAGGATGCCTATAAGGATATTCCTATCATTGTCCTTTCAACCGAAGGGCAGGAAAAGGACATCCAGACAGGCATGAGCCTCGGAGCCAACCTGTATATGGTAAAACCGGCGCAGCCTGAAAAAATGGTCCGTAATATAAAGATGCTTCTGGGATAG
- a CDS encoding chemotaxis protein CheW, giving the protein MVKTPEEYFADQCLAVPQAADATLSAAEQAFVQKYLGSDALQTMPVLEPEQVMAGAAGEAKDHTRHARHDGHAEAETARPSLRTRLAAEEQVQMVSFYVREQVFLLPVPVIVEVLRYMPLTRLPMAPPFIAGVVNLRGKVTPLLHLDALLTTDQTKRYTEKSFIIVCGTEDMQLGLIIDKIHTMYMVSKDSISWNIEAQLGEGADFLCGLANIKERLHGIIDPELIVDKLIEV; this is encoded by the coding sequence ATGGTAAAAACGCCCGAAGAGTACTTTGCAGACCAGTGCCTGGCTGTGCCTCAGGCGGCAGACGCAACGCTGAGCGCTGCGGAACAGGCCTTTGTGCAAAAATATCTGGGCAGCGATGCGTTGCAGACCATGCCTGTGCTTGAACCAGAGCAGGTGATGGCTGGCGCAGCAGGAGAAGCAAAAGACCATACGCGCCATGCCCGTCATGACGGACATGCAGAGGCAGAAACTGCCCGGCCTTCCTTGCGCACAAGGCTTGCGGCAGAAGAACAGGTACAGATGGTTTCGTTTTATGTGCGCGAACAGGTTTTTTTGCTGCCAGTGCCGGTAATCGTTGAGGTGCTGCGCTATATGCCGCTGACCAGGCTGCCCATGGCGCCTCCCTTTATTGCCGGTGTTGTCAATCTGCGCGGCAAGGTTACGCCACTGCTGCACCTGGATGCTTTGCTGACCACAGACCAGACAAAGCGCTATACTGAAAAGAGCTTTATCATCGTTTGCGGCACAGAAGATATGCAGCTTGGCCTTATTATCGACAAAATACACACCATGTACATGGTTTCAAAAGACAGCATCAGCTGGAACATTGAGGCGCAACTTGGCGAAGGGGCAGATTTTCTGTGCGGCCTCGCCAATATCAAGGAGCGCCTCCACGGCATTATCGACCCGGAACTGATTGTCGACAAACTTATTGAAGTCTGA
- a CDS encoding ParA family protein yields the protein MCAKVLAIANQKGGVGKTTTSISLSSALARMGKKVLVLDLDPHACATLHARIYPEGITCSLHDLFLAQEDAWPVIWPDLIHVQALPGMDVAPGSIRLSELEVDFRERQAKGSVLLRSLTHVRDEYDYIILDCPPHVGILLVNALVAADLLIIPIQTDFLALHGLKLLFDTLHTLNKALGRPVRYRAVPTMYDRRAKACTRVLELMRRKMGQSMFSTVIGVDTHFREASAQGCTIYDIDARSKGALGYNSLAEEVVKLW from the coding sequence ATGTGTGCAAAAGTTCTGGCTATTGCCAATCAAAAAGGGGGCGTCGGCAAAACCACGACATCCATTTCGCTGAGCAGCGCGCTTGCCCGCATGGGGAAAAAGGTTCTTGTTCTTGATCTTGACCCCCACGCCTGCGCCACGCTGCATGCGAGAATATACCCCGAAGGCATCACTTGCAGCCTGCACGATCTTTTTCTTGCGCAGGAAGATGCCTGGCCCGTGATCTGGCCCGATCTTATCCATGTGCAGGCGCTGCCGGGAATGGACGTGGCGCCGGGCAGCATACGGCTTTCAGAGCTTGAAGTTGACTTTCGCGAGCGCCAGGCCAAGGGAAGTGTGCTCCTCCGCAGCCTCACGCATGTGCGCGATGAGTACGATTACATAATTCTGGATTGTCCGCCCCATGTGGGCATTTTGCTGGTCAATGCGCTGGTTGCCGCAGACCTGCTGATAATTCCGATCCAGACAGATTTTCTTGCCTTGCACGGGCTCAAGCTGCTGTTCGACACGCTACACACGTTGAACAAGGCCCTGGGCAGGCCCGTACGCTACCGGGCGGTGCCCACCATGTATGACAGGAGAGCAAAAGCCTGCACACGGGTGCTTGAACTTATGCGGCGCAAAATGGGGCAATCCATGTTTTCAACGGTCATTGGGGTGGACACGCACTTTCGCGAGGCCAGCGCCCAAGGGTGCACCATTTATGATATCGACGCCCGCTCTAAGGGGGCGCTCGGGTATAATTCGCTTGCAGAAGAAGTGGTAAAGCTATGGTAA
- a CDS encoding protein-glutamate O-methyltransferase CheR, whose protein sequence is MQISDEEFLQLRDFIYQQCGIFIAENRKYLVENRLSNRIKELNLKSYSDYYNFLRFDGSRRAELTKLFEVVTTNETSFFRNPPQLEVFQKSVLPDILDQCRKAGRKKLRIWSAGCSTGEEPYTLAIILCEVLKSELSSWDIKITANDLSEAVLAAARRGVYNDYALRTTPKEIVDAYFIKEDTQYRVKPELKSLISFGPINLNEREQLKRVEKSQIVFCRNVIIYFDDEMKRKVINAFYDNLEINGALLIGHSESLHNISRAFQLEHHKGTIVYRKMS, encoded by the coding sequence TTGCAGATATCTGACGAGGAATTTCTGCAACTGCGCGATTTCATCTATCAGCAGTGCGGCATTTTCATTGCTGAAAACAGAAAGTACCTTGTTGAAAACCGGCTTTCAAACCGCATCAAGGAACTGAACCTCAAAAGTTACAGCGACTATTACAACTTTCTGCGTTTTGACGGCAGCCGCCGCGCAGAACTCACCAAGCTGTTTGAAGTGGTGACAACCAACGAAACGAGCTTTTTCCGCAATCCGCCGCAGCTTGAAGTTTTTCAAAAAAGCGTGCTGCCCGACATTCTTGACCAGTGCCGCAAGGCTGGGCGCAAAAAGCTGCGTATCTGGTCAGCTGGCTGTTCCACGGGCGAAGAACCCTACACGCTTGCCATTATATTGTGTGAGGTTCTGAAAAGTGAACTTTCCAGCTGGGACATCAAGATCACAGCCAACGACCTTTCCGAAGCCGTGCTGGCGGCTGCCCGCCGGGGTGTTTATAACGATTATGCCCTGCGCACGACACCCAAAGAAATTGTGGACGCGTACTTTATCAAGGAAGACACGCAGTACAGGGTCAAGCCGGAACTGAAGTCGCTCATTTCCTTTGGGCCCATTAACCTCAATGAGAGGGAACAGCTCAAGCGAGTTGAAAAATCGCAGATCGTCTTTTGCCGCAACGTCATCATCTACTTTGACGATGAAATGAAGCGCAAGGTCATCAACGCATTTTACGACAACCTTGAAATCAACGGCGCGCTGCTTATCGGGCATTCCGAATCCCTGCACAACATCAGCCGCGCGTTCCAGCTTGAGCACCACAAGGGAACCATTGTTTACAGAAAAATGAGCTGA
- a CDS encoding HEAT repeat domain-containing protein, translated as MNMENPQQKAILEALKSGENDAIRDAAFSAGDQGLQDAVPMLCEHIKSPSVGVQEAAEYALRKIRGPQVVVALLPLLSSDEAPVRNVAMDILREIGSDSIESIQPYLQHDDADLRIFITDILGYCRTHQACLLLCRALLKDPEVNVRYQAAVSLGTLAFPEAVNSLCQAMHDEEWVQFAVVEALAKIKDYSAASALVKLLSQASSLVSSAIVDALGDMGDVKSIPLLFSSLENVREALRHKIVKAIVQILNGRGLSLLAGKSQERLRSYLLDALTDNDEDILLAALQGLSAIGSDACTEDIINMAAALDRERQDELYEAAIKAIAAIGYNDSVRDALNSVDEPRTLLAMEACHLMADRRCVPDLKNIFWDASPELQRMAAAELAQLGDCADSPFFITIMNDSEDAEVLKSALVFFGNQPTCPDVEDLVFAQLDHRYVDVKEMALEACINLHSPKLNERFKERAKSEDPMQRMMAVYALGRYGILENLPEITAALEDESPRTRQVAVESFLSLGEQAEEYLPLLLPRLSDEDKDVRLSVIDLLGQIASPTVLPYILNGLDDENEWVRIRAVDALGMHKVANAVPQLAQMLESSSPMVALKIIEALGKIGGNVAFSVLLGLMNHEDPDIQHAAEEAVATIQAEQE; from the coding sequence ATGAACATGGAAAATCCACAGCAAAAAGCAATTCTTGAAGCCCTGAAGTCGGGCGAAAATGACGCGATTCGCGACGCGGCATTCAGCGCTGGCGATCAGGGCCTTCAGGATGCCGTTCCCATGCTCTGCGAACACATCAAAAGCCCGAGTGTGGGCGTACAGGAAGCAGCGGAATATGCCCTGCGCAAAATTCGCGGGCCGCAGGTGGTTGTAGCTCTGCTGCCGCTCCTGAGCAGCGACGAAGCCCCCGTGCGCAACGTGGCCATGGACATTCTACGCGAAATCGGCTCTGACAGCATTGAGAGCATTCAGCCCTACCTGCAGCACGACGATGCGGACTTGCGGATATTTATCACAGATATTCTGGGATACTGCCGTACGCATCAGGCGTGTCTGCTGCTCTGCCGCGCCCTGCTCAAAGACCCGGAAGTCAACGTACGGTATCAGGCTGCTGTGAGCCTTGGCACTCTGGCTTTTCCCGAAGCTGTCAACTCCCTGTGCCAGGCCATGCACGATGAAGAATGGGTGCAGTTTGCCGTGGTGGAAGCCCTTGCAAAAATCAAGGACTACTCTGCCGCCAGCGCACTTGTGAAACTGCTTTCCCAGGCCTCCTCCCTTGTGAGTTCGGCCATTGTGGACGCCCTTGGCGATATGGGCGATGTAAAGTCCATTCCCCTGCTCTTCAGTTCGCTTGAAAATGTTCGCGAAGCCCTGCGCCACAAGATTGTCAAAGCTATCGTGCAGATTCTCAACGGGCGCGGATTGTCGCTGCTGGCTGGCAAATCGCAGGAAAGGCTGCGTTCCTATCTGCTCGACGCCCTCACAGACAACGATGAAGACATCCTGCTGGCCGCATTGCAAGGCCTGAGCGCCATCGGTTCGGATGCCTGCACCGAAGACATCATCAACATGGCCGCTGCCCTCGACAGGGAACGCCAGGATGAACTCTATGAAGCCGCCATCAAGGCCATAGCCGCCATCGGCTACAATGACTCCGTGCGCGATGCCCTGAACAGCGTTGATGAACCGCGCACCCTGCTGGCAATGGAGGCCTGTCATCTTATGGCAGACCGCCGTTGCGTGCCTGATCTCAAAAATATTTTCTGGGATGCCAGCCCGGAACTGCAGCGCATGGCGGCAGCGGAGCTGGCCCAGCTTGGCGACTGCGCCGACTCCCCGTTCTTTATAACCATCATGAATGATTCAGAAGACGCGGAAGTTCTCAAGAGCGCACTGGTCTTCTTTGGCAACCAGCCCACTTGCCCTGACGTGGAAGACCTTGTCTTCGCCCAGCTGGATCACCGCTATGTGGACGTTAAGGAAATGGCGCTGGAAGCCTGCATCAACCTGCACAGCCCCAAGCTGAACGAACGCTTCAAGGAGCGCGCCAAGAGCGAAGACCCCATGCAGCGCATGATGGCCGTGTACGCCCTTGGCCGCTACGGCATTCTGGAAAATCTGCCTGAAATAACGGCAGCGCTCGAAGATGAATCGCCCCGTACACGGCAGGTGGCGGTGGAATCCTTCCTGAGTCTTGGCGAACAGGCTGAGGAATACCTGCCCCTGCTGTTGCCCCGCCTTTCTGATGAAGACAAGGATGTTCGACTTTCAGTGATTGACCTGCTTGGGCAAATCGCTTCCCCAACTGTGCTGCCCTATATCCTCAATGGGCTTGATGACGAAAACGAATGGGTTCGCATACGCGCCGTTGACGCGCTGGGCATGCACAAGGTTGCCAATGCCGTTCCGCAACTGGCGCAAATGCTTGAGAGTTCAAGCCCCATGGTGGCCCTCAAGATTATTGAGGCTCTTGGCAAGATCGGCGGCAATGTGGCCTTTAGCGTACTGCTGGGTTTGATGAATCATGAAGACCCAGATATTCAGCATGCAGCAGAAGAAGCGGTGGCAACGATCCAGGCCGAACAGGAGTAG
- a CDS encoding chemotaxis response regulator protein-glutamate methylesterase, producing MISVLVVDDSTFMRNTITSLLEQDSEIKVVGTARNGQEALEKAEELDPDVMTLDVDLPRLDGLGVLQQLMKKTPIPVLMVSSLTQSGAESTLKALEYGALDFIPKTMSCDRECFGAELQRKVRAIARRKTIIKLKYRRINQIQVPVPRPQPSQPADYVQTPCTGPRDLVVIGVSTGGPPVVQKILSALPADLPACILIAQHMPAAFTNPFAKRLDSVCKIGVTEAQDGDKFKTGHAYVCPGGKHLGIRMRGPLPEIFVAEEPRDALYKPSANVLFETAGKAMGRRTLGAILTGMGSDGCEGAKVLKEKGGCLIAQNEASCVVYGMPKAIVDNKLANLILDVDDIANAIITTVRG from the coding sequence ATGATCAGTGTCCTCGTGGTTGATGATTCAACCTTCATGCGCAACACCATTACTTCACTTCTGGAGCAGGATTCTGAAATCAAGGTTGTGGGCACAGCCCGCAACGGTCAGGAGGCCCTGGAAAAAGCCGAAGAACTCGATCCGGACGTAATGACGCTTGATGTTGACCTTCCAAGGCTTGATGGCCTTGGAGTTTTGCAGCAGTTGATGAAAAAGACTCCGATTCCCGTGCTGATGGTCAGCTCTCTCACACAGAGCGGCGCGGAAAGCACATTAAAGGCATTAGAGTACGGCGCTCTTGATTTTATTCCTAAAACCATGAGCTGCGACCGGGAGTGTTTTGGGGCGGAGCTGCAGCGCAAGGTGCGGGCCATTGCCCGGCGTAAAACCATCATCAAACTCAAGTACAGACGCATCAACCAGATTCAGGTTCCAGTTCCACGCCCTCAGCCTTCGCAACCTGCGGATTATGTGCAAACGCCCTGCACCGGGCCGCGCGATCTGGTTGTAATCGGCGTTTCCACCGGCGGGCCGCCAGTGGTGCAAAAGATTCTTTCGGCGCTGCCTGCGGATCTTCCGGCCTGCATACTTATTGCGCAGCATATGCCGGCGGCTTTTACCAATCCGTTTGCCAAGCGCCTAGACAGTGTTTGCAAGATCGGCGTTACCGAAGCCCAGGATGGTGACAAATTCAAAACCGGTCATGCGTATGTCTGCCCTGGCGGCAAGCATCTGGGCATTCGCATGCGCGGTCCGCTGCCAGAAATCTTTGTTGCAGAAGAACCGCGCGATGCCCTTTACAAACCTTCGGCAAACGTGCTTTTTGAAACTGCGGGCAAAGCAATGGGAAGACGCACGCTTGGCGCGATTCTCACCGGAATGGGTTCAGACGGATGCGAAGGGGCCAAGGTTCTTAAAGAGAAGGGCGGCTGCCTTATAGCGCAAAATGAGGCCTCCTGTGTCGTTTACGGTATGCCCAAGGCGATTGTAGACAACAAGCTCGCCAACCTCATTCTTGATGTGGACGATATTGCCAACGCCATCATAACAACGGTCAGAGGCTGA
- a CDS encoding LL-diaminopimelate aminotransferase encodes MTSVNSNFLKLQSNYLFAEIARKVASFKEANPEKRVISLGIGDVTRPLVPAVVAALHKAADDMGDAATFHGYGPEQGYAFLREIIAEHDYKARGVDLSPDEVFVSDGAKSDVGNFQELFAAESIVAVTDPVYPVYVDSNAMAGRSGEFDGKQWDRLVYLPCLKENNFVPDFPKTRPDIIYLCYPNNPTGTVLSRQALQGWVDYARREGCVILYDSAYEAYITDSSIPHSIYELEGAQEVAVEFRSFSKTAGFTGLRCAYTVVPKALQVSDGKGGKVALNSLWNRRQCTKYNGCPYIVQRAAAATYSPEGRAQVMDVIHGYQCNAESLRKAVTGMGLSVYGGVNAPYIWVSVPDGMTSWGFFDHVLNNTALVCTPGAGFGASGEGYVRLTAFGSPADTEEAIKRLASLS; translated from the coding sequence ATGACCAGCGTAAACAGCAATTTTCTCAAGCTGCAAAGCAACTATCTTTTTGCGGAAATAGCCCGCAAGGTCGCCTCCTTCAAGGAAGCCAACCCCGAAAAGCGCGTCATCAGCCTGGGCATTGGCGATGTGACCCGTCCCCTTGTTCCCGCCGTGGTTGCGGCGCTGCACAAGGCTGCGGACGACATGGGCGACGCCGCCACGTTTCATGGTTACGGCCCGGAACAGGGCTATGCCTTCTTGCGCGAAATCATCGCGGAACACGACTACAAGGCGCGCGGCGTTGACCTGAGCCCCGATGAAGTGTTCGTGAGCGACGGCGCCAAGTCGGACGTGGGCAATTTTCAGGAACTTTTTGCCGCTGAGAGCATTGTGGCGGTGACTGACCCCGTTTATCCCGTCTATGTGGATTCCAACGCCATGGCGGGCCGTTCCGGCGAGTTTGACGGCAAACAGTGGGACAGGCTCGTGTACCTGCCTTGCCTCAAGGAAAACAACTTTGTGCCGGACTTTCCCAAAACCCGGCCCGATATCATCTATCTGTGCTACCCCAACAACCCCACGGGCACCGTGCTTTCGCGTCAGGCGCTTCAGGGTTGGGTGGACTACGCCCGCCGCGAAGGCTGCGTCATTCTGTATGACTCCGCCTACGAGGCCTACATCACCGACAGCTCCATTCCCCACAGCATCTATGAACTTGAGGGCGCGCAGGAAGTGGCCGTGGAATTCCGCAGCTTCTCCAAAACAGCTGGCTTCACCGGCCTGCGCTGCGCATACACAGTTGTGCCCAAGGCACTCCAGGTCAGCGATGGCAAGGGCGGCAAGGTTGCGCTCAACAGCCTCTGGAACCGCCGTCAGTGCACCAAGTACAACGGCTGCCCCTACATTGTGCAGCGGGCCGCTGCCGCCACCTACAGCCCGGAAGGTCGGGCGCAGGTCATGGACGTTATCCACGGCTACCAGTGTAATGCAGAAAGCCTGCGCAAAGCAGTCACCGGCATGGGTCTTTCCGTCTACGGAGGCGTCAATGCTCCCTACATCTGGGTGAGCGTGCCGGACGGCATGACCTCCTGGGGATTCTTTGACCACGTGCTGAACAACACGGCCCTTGTGTGCACGCCGGGCGCTGGCTTTGGCGCTTCTGGCGAGGGCTACGTGCGCCTGACGGCCTTTGGCTCCCCTGCCGACACGGAAGAAGCCATCAAGCGCCTTGCTTCACTGAGCTAG